One segment of Alligator mississippiensis isolate rAllMis1 chromosome 13, rAllMis1, whole genome shotgun sequence DNA contains the following:
- the LOC132244600 gene encoding uncharacterized protein LOC132244600 isoform X2 codes for MLSSLFHYMKIVRNCLPLNGMGADMEIHTPHGVPQILGGEGGKFLNPSRQSRYEIFLLSNPGLTFKHTTALNPATLLPEPGPPGHDCLEVLTQTALIRPDLNDDPTENPEEEFFVDGLSSVIQGVRYTGCAVVTWTETVWKEKLPATWSAQAAELMALTCALELGKDKRVCCILPEPSA; via the exons atgctttcttctctattccactacatgaagatagtcagaaattgtttgcctttgaatgggatgggagctgacatggagatacacactccacatggggttccccagattctcggaggagaaggagggaaatttttgaacccctccagacaatcgagatatgaaatctttcttttatctaatccaggtcttaccttcaagcacaccactgccttaaATCCAGCGACTCTACTGCCGGAGCCGGGGCCTCCAGGTCATGATTGTTTAGAAGTATTGACACAGACAGCACTAATTCGCCCTGATTTGAATGATGACCCAACTGAGAACCcggaggaggaattctttgtaGATGGTTTGAGCAGTGTGATACAGGGTGTGCGATATACCGGATGTGCTGTGGTGACATGGACAGAAACggtatggaaagaaaagctccctgcgacatggtcagcacaggcagcggagctcaTGGCCCTAACTTGTGCACTAGaattgggaaaagataaaagg gtttgctgcatccttccagagccttccgcttga
- the LOC132244600 gene encoding uncharacterized protein LOC132244600 isoform X1, with protein MLSSLFHYMKIVRNCLPLNGMGADMEIHTPHGVPQILGGEGGKFLNPSRQSRYEIFLLSNPGLTFKHTTALNPATLLPEPGPPGHDCLEVLTQTALIRPDLNDDPTENPEEEFFVDGLSSVIQGVRYTGCAVVTWTETVWKEKLPATWSAQAAELMALTCALELGKDKRSVLSSLHRFAASFQSLPLDAPAHNFKPGTEVEKRSSCGKVGRTLSGVADYAHGCPLIKQRQVDPLFKSEAFSSGGHQLPGCGHPGS; from the exons atgctttcttctctattccactacatgaagatagtcagaaattgtttgcctttgaatgggatgggagctgacatggagatacacactccacatggggttccccagattctcggaggagaaggagggaaatttttgaacccctccagacaatcgagatatgaaatctttcttttatctaatccaggtcttaccttcaagcacaccactgccttaaATCCAGCGACTCTACTGCCGGAGCCGGGGCCTCCAGGTCATGATTGTTTAGAAGTATTGACACAGACAGCACTAATTCGCCCTGATTTGAATGATGACCCAACTGAGAACCcggaggaggaattctttgtaGATGGTTTGAGCAGTGTGATACAGGGTGTGCGATATACCGGATGTGCTGTGGTGACATGGACAGAAACggtatggaaagaaaagctccctgcgacatggtcagcacaggcagcggagctcaTGGCCCTAACTTGTGCACTAGaattgggaaaagataaaagg tctgttttgtcttctctacacaggtttgctgcatccttccagagccttccgcttgatgcaccagcccacaacttcaaaccgggtacagaagtggaaaaaagatcctcttgcggaaaagtgggaaggaccctatcaggtgttgctgactacgcacacggctgtccgcttatcaaacagcgacaagtggacccactattcaagagtgaagccttttcatccggaggacaccaactcccagggtgtggtcaccccggaagctga
- the LOC132244600 gene encoding uncharacterized protein LOC132244600 isoform X4 codes for MAPGVQQSLLHPSRAFRLMHQPTTSNRVQKWKKDPLAEKWEGPYQVLLTTHTAVRLSNSDKWTHYSRVKPFHPEDTNSQGVVTPEADNTREQEADKWTSEPVGDLKLRLHKCGL; via the exons atggcgccaggggtccagcaga gtttgctgcatccttccagagccttccgcttgatgcaccagcccacaacttcaaaccgggtacagaagtggaaaaaagatcctcttgcggaaaagtgggaaggaccctatcaggtgttgctgactacgcacacggctgtccgcttatcaaacagcgacaagtggacccactattcaagagtgaagccttttcatccggaggacaccaactcccagggtgtggtcaccccggaagctgacaacacccgggaacaagaagccgacaagtggacaagtgaaccagtaggagatctgaagttacgtttacacaaatgtggactctaa
- the LOC132244600 gene encoding uncharacterized protein LOC132244600 isoform X3 gives MLSSLFHYMKIVRNCLPLNGMGADMEIHTPHGVPQILGGEGGKFLNPSRQSRYEIFLLSNPGLTFKHTTALNPATLLPEPGPPGHDCLEVLTQTALIRPDLNDDPTENPEEEFFVDGLSSVIQGVRYTGCAVVTWTETVCCILPEPSA, from the exons atgctttcttctctattccactacatgaagatagtcagaaattgtttgcctttgaatgggatgggagctgacatggagatacacactccacatggggttccccagattctcggaggagaaggagggaaatttttgaacccctccagacaatcgagatatgaaatctttcttttatctaatccaggtcttaccttcaagcacaccactgccttaaATCCAGCGACTCTACTGCCGGAGCCGGGGCCTCCAGGTCATGATTGTTTAGAAGTATTGACACAGACAGCACTAATTCGCCCTGATTTGAATGATGACCCAACTGAGAACCcggaggaggaattctttgtaGATGGTTTGAGCAGTGTGATACAGGGTGTGCGATATACCGGATGTGCTGTGGTGACATGGACAGAAACg gtttgctgcatccttccagagccttccgcttga